The Desulfosporosinus acidiphilus SJ4 genome has a window encoding:
- the cls gene encoding cardiolipin synthase — MLISILISTVILITVVQLIILGSVVFLENRDPSKTIIWLLILGALPILGALIYLMLGRVVRKHQLSQHTQLLPGPTEEILKERQGKSDYDDQTTGILINRKLARILMNDASAPITFNNCSEVLTNGIDTFKAIFEAIEIAENHIHLEFFIFHNDSIGRDILNLLIQKASEGVKVRVLVDGLVNSSLRKRFGALREAGVEAEVFYPVRFPFLSRRLNLRNHRKIVVIDGRIGFVGGLNVGDEYLSRNQRIGFWRDTFLKLEGDSVNFLQAVFLNDWNGTTRQNVFLPEYYPQSKQLAVQMTQIAATGPDSNWGSMLEIFFVALTSAEKTIFIETPYFIPDEGSMMALKTAALSGLDVRVILQGVPDHKITYWASLSYAEELLEAGVRIYQYQKGVLHAKILILDGEIGVVGSTNFDIRSFSLNFEISAFIYDKPLAHRLEQDFYQDLKDSKEIILEDYKKRPLANKLKESSSRLFSPLL, encoded by the coding sequence TTGCTTATTTCCATTCTAATTTCAACGGTCATCTTAATAACGGTTGTCCAATTAATAATTCTCGGCTCAGTGGTGTTTTTGGAAAACAGAGATCCGTCCAAAACAATTATTTGGTTGTTAATTCTAGGGGCTCTGCCAATCTTAGGAGCTCTAATTTATTTAATGTTAGGTCGAGTCGTTCGTAAACATCAACTTTCCCAGCATACCCAGCTTTTGCCAGGGCCTACGGAAGAAATTTTAAAAGAACGGCAGGGAAAATCGGATTATGATGATCAGACCACAGGTATTCTTATTAATCGTAAATTAGCTCGAATTTTAATGAATGATGCCTCTGCTCCCATAACCTTTAACAATTGTTCAGAAGTCCTTACCAATGGGATCGATACTTTTAAGGCCATCTTTGAGGCTATAGAAATTGCCGAGAATCATATTCATCTGGAATTTTTCATCTTTCACAATGACAGTATTGGCAGGGATATCCTAAATTTATTGATTCAAAAGGCCTCCGAAGGTGTAAAAGTTCGGGTTTTGGTGGATGGCTTAGTAAACAGTTCTTTGCGAAAACGATTTGGCGCATTAAGAGAAGCGGGAGTTGAGGCGGAAGTGTTTTATCCTGTACGCTTTCCCTTTTTATCCCGGCGACTTAATTTACGCAATCACCGGAAGATTGTCGTTATTGATGGACGAATTGGTTTTGTAGGAGGACTTAATGTCGGAGATGAGTATTTATCTCGCAATCAACGAATTGGATTTTGGCGCGATACGTTTCTCAAACTCGAAGGGGATTCCGTTAATTTCCTTCAGGCTGTATTTCTGAACGATTGGAATGGTACGACTCGCCAGAATGTTTTTTTACCGGAATATTATCCTCAATCAAAGCAATTAGCAGTCCAAATGACGCAAATTGCCGCAACGGGTCCGGATTCGAATTGGGGATCAATGCTGGAAATCTTCTTTGTGGCTTTAACGAGTGCGGAGAAAACTATTTTTATTGAAACACCTTATTTTATTCCCGATGAAGGGTCGATGATGGCCTTAAAAACTGCTGCCCTAAGCGGCTTAGATGTTCGGGTTATTCTTCAAGGGGTGCCTGATCATAAAATTACTTATTGGGCGTCTCTTTCCTATGCTGAAGAGTTATTGGAGGCAGGTGTTCGCATTTATCAATATCAGAAAGGAGTTCTCCATGCCAAGATTCTAATCCTTGATGGTGAAATTGGAGTTGTAGGATCAACCAATTTTGATATCCGCAGTTTCAGTTTAAACTTTGAAATAAGTGCTTTTATTTATGACAAACCTTTAGCTCATCGATTGGAACAAGACTTCTATCAAGATCTAAAAGACAGCAAGGAAATAATCCTCGAGGACTATAAGAAACGTCCCTTAGCTAATAAACTGAAGGAGTCAAGTTCTCGTTTGTTTTCTCCACTTTTATAA
- a CDS encoding 4Fe-4S dicluster domain-containing protein → MELEVQTAIVEISQDWCKKCGICIVFCPKNVLESDEFSRVVVAKPDQCIACKICEKLCPDYAINIEVINDV, encoded by the coding sequence TTGGAACTTGAAGTGCAGACAGCAATTGTTGAAATAAGTCAGGATTGGTGTAAGAAATGTGGTATTTGTATAGTCTTTTGTCCTAAAAACGTGCTTGAAAGTGATGAATTTAGCCGCGTAGTCGTTGCTAAACCCGATCAGTGTATAGCTTGTAAGATCTGTGAGAAACTTTGTCCGGACTATGCCATAAATATTGAGGTGATTAACGATGTCTGA
- a CDS encoding 2-oxoacid:acceptor oxidoreductase subunit alpha, which produces MSDIRLMQGNEAVAEGALAAGVLFYAGYPITPSTEIAEIMAEKLPRCGGTFIQMEDEIGSMAAVIGASLVGLKSLTATSGPGFSLKQENLGYAVAAEIPCVIVNVQRGGPSTGLPTSPAQADIMQARWGTHGDHPIIALTPSSVQECYELTVKAFNFAEEFRTPVILLMDEVVAHLREKILIPESMEISNRKKPSVPPGEYVAYENNESMIPAMANFGEGYRYHVTGLTHNEKGLPTGNPMVVKKFLQRLSQKLDPYLERIQIVEEINAGDAELIVIAYGCSARSSLEAVYLARQEGLKVGFLRFITIWPFPNKQLIRLSNRKYLVVEMNCGQLAGEVEKLFGFDRVDRLNRMDGELITPREILERIREVI; this is translated from the coding sequence ATGTCTGATATTCGTCTAATGCAGGGCAACGAGGCCGTAGCCGAAGGAGCCTTGGCAGCAGGGGTACTTTTTTACGCAGGATACCCCATTACTCCTTCTACTGAAATTGCTGAGATTATGGCTGAGAAGCTGCCTAGGTGCGGAGGTACGTTTATCCAAATGGAGGATGAAATAGGTAGTATGGCAGCAGTCATTGGAGCATCTTTGGTAGGATTAAAATCTCTCACAGCAACAAGTGGTCCGGGGTTTTCTCTGAAACAAGAAAATTTGGGTTATGCTGTTGCTGCTGAGATTCCTTGCGTTATCGTTAATGTTCAGCGGGGCGGCCCCAGTACCGGCTTGCCTACCTCTCCTGCCCAGGCAGATATTATGCAGGCCCGCTGGGGCACACATGGAGATCACCCCATTATTGCCTTGACACCATCTTCGGTACAAGAGTGTTACGAATTAACGGTTAAAGCGTTTAACTTTGCGGAGGAGTTTCGCACGCCGGTCATTCTCCTCATGGATGAGGTTGTGGCCCACCTTAGAGAAAAGATTCTCATTCCAGAAAGCATGGAAATTTCAAATCGGAAAAAGCCGTCTGTACCTCCCGGTGAGTATGTCGCTTATGAAAATAATGAAAGCATGATTCCGGCGATGGCCAATTTCGGAGAGGGTTATCGTTACCATGTTACTGGGTTAACTCATAATGAAAAAGGATTGCCGACTGGGAATCCGATGGTCGTTAAGAAATTTTTACAACGATTGTCTCAAAAATTAGATCCGTATTTGGAACGGATTCAAATAGTGGAAGAAATTAATGCGGGGGACGCAGAATTAATTGTTATTGCCTACGGATGTTCAGCGCGCTCGTCTCTGGAGGCCGTTTACTTAGCTCGCCAAGAAGGATTAAAAGTCGGCTTCTTACGGTTTATAACGATCTGGCCGTTTCCCAATAAGCAACTCATAAGATTATCCAATCGCAAGTATTTGGTTGTAGAGATGAACTGCGGGCAGCTTGCGGGTGAAGTTGAAAAGCTATTTGGCTTTGATAGGGTAGATCGTCTCAATAGAATGGACGGCGAACTAATTACTCCCAGGGAAATTTTAGAAAGAATTCGGGAGGTAATATAA
- a CDS encoding 2-oxoacid:ferredoxin oxidoreductase subunit beta has translation MFQDIAQYFRIETLPHIWCPGCGIGTITAAIVRAIQALQLDQNNVIFVSGIGCSSRMPGYLDFNTIHTTHGRALAFATGIKAARPNLDVFVVMGDGDSTAIGGNHLIHAARRNIDLTAIVINNSIYGMTGGQTSPLTPYDKRGTTSPYGNLERPFQILDLCEAAGATYGGRATAYHNQILTKLIMDAYNNSGFSIVEAISQCPVSYGRKNRFKTPADMLLWQKEHAIKSGQIPVSEEDFPIGEIFKRQRPEYTHEYEKLRKKLREASAYD, from the coding sequence GTGTTTCAGGATATTGCCCAATATTTTCGTATTGAGACCTTGCCTCATATCTGGTGCCCGGGTTGTGGAATCGGAACGATTACAGCGGCTATCGTTCGAGCAATTCAAGCCCTTCAATTGGATCAAAATAACGTAATATTTGTCTCAGGAATTGGCTGTTCTTCTAGGATGCCTGGCTACTTAGACTTTAACACCATTCATACGACTCATGGGCGAGCATTAGCCTTTGCCACTGGTATTAAGGCTGCACGGCCTAATTTAGATGTTTTTGTAGTTATGGGAGATGGGGATTCCACAGCCATCGGAGGCAATCATTTAATTCATGCAGCCAGGCGCAATATTGATTTGACGGCCATAGTAATAAATAACAGCATTTATGGGATGACAGGTGGTCAGACTTCGCCTTTAACACCCTATGATAAAAGAGGAACTACCTCACCTTATGGCAATTTGGAAAGACCTTTTCAAATCTTAGACCTCTGCGAGGCTGCTGGGGCGACCTATGGAGGAAGAGCAACTGCGTATCATAATCAAATCCTGACGAAATTAATCATGGATGCTTACAATAATTCAGGATTTTCAATCGTTGAAGCAATTTCCCAGTGCCCGGTTTCCTATGGACGGAAGAACCGTTTCAAGACTCCCGCCGATATGCTGCTTTGGCAGAAGGAACACGCCATAAAGTCCGGACAAATACCCGTCTCTGAAGAAGACTTTCCAATCGGTGAGATATTTAAACGACAAAGACCGGAATATACTCATGAATACGAAAAACTCAGAAAAAAACTAAGAGAGGCGAGTGCTTATGACTAA
- a CDS encoding 2-oxoacid:acceptor oxidoreductase family protein → MTKQRFLLTGTGGQGLILAGIILAEAGIKDGRNAAQSQSYGPEARGGACRAEVIIGDEEIYYPKIETPDFVLTLSQEAYKKYGLHLKDDVVLIVDDFYVPEVKPRINNFYSLPITKATRDELRSEQGANIVALGVLGSLSEAVSLESLKQAVRQRVPLGTIDRNLKALDLGWELGQNEKEKLSKPRLTEGDCSCHI, encoded by the coding sequence ATGACTAAACAGAGATTTCTCCTGACTGGAACCGGTGGGCAAGGGTTAATTTTGGCGGGAATTATCTTAGCCGAGGCGGGAATTAAAGATGGGAGAAACGCTGCTCAAAGTCAGAGCTATGGTCCTGAGGCAAGGGGCGGCGCCTGTAGGGCAGAAGTTATTATCGGTGACGAAGAGATTTACTATCCAAAAATCGAAACCCCAGATTTCGTCTTGACACTCAGCCAAGAAGCTTATAAAAAGTATGGTTTGCACCTTAAAGATGATGTGGTGCTTATTGTGGATGATTTTTATGTACCTGAGGTAAAGCCGAGAATCAATAATTTTTACTCACTGCCCATAACAAAAGCTACCCGGGATGAGCTTCGTTCAGAACAAGGCGCTAATATTGTGGCCTTGGGTGTCCTAGGATCTTTAAGTGAAGCTGTCTCTTTGGAAAGTCTTAAGCAGGCAGTAAGACAAAGGGTTCCTCTGGGGACAATTGACAGGAATTTGAAAGCCCTTGATCTTGGCTGGGAGCTGGGCCAGAATGAAAAAGAAAAGCTTAGCAAACCGAGGTTAACTGAAGGTGATTGCTCTTGTCATATTTGA
- a CDS encoding HEAT repeat domain-containing protein, with protein MKQREWEQSGYLRLTEALTKVLLEEWGGPRSPMALNYIHGTIIPDLANCFWQNADLLSNITFEEIIQWKMKNQFANPSAVVADLAKDLLLPAQKIINRPQIIDPKEPWRRIFRLWIYEESLPNMAEKMGYPLDYLDLLLLRYKKVKAFIQTHRVSLLECLQNLELREYGDEQLSFLYQFHTSFMNDPLFRERLTLEQVIIDLGLPLQVSDLVALLEIIHTHEGYLDESDLIGHFSSQHINLFSCAIEGLTTLHYIQKNKAGKLTLSEKSARTVAGFLLPRLGDQLKKAIIIKDYECGKGILMRLNEEVLVKLLDWTFVEFNQEQIFELHKRIYKKISRRVDIHLLKGFANIPEAQELLLNNISDHDSLIRAAACQALGKLQCKEAIFNLIQLLRDPVASVKETAAQALGEIGTTAAIKELNRVVGDYGESVKVRECARSALKKIEQDN; from the coding sequence TTGAAGCAAAGAGAATGGGAGCAAAGTGGTTATTTAAGGTTAACAGAAGCATTAACTAAAGTTTTATTGGAAGAATGGGGCGGCCCAAGAAGTCCCATGGCCTTGAACTATATTCATGGAACGATAATTCCTGACCTTGCCAATTGCTTTTGGCAAAATGCAGACTTGTTGAGCAATATCACCTTTGAAGAAATAATCCAGTGGAAAATGAAGAATCAGTTTGCCAATCCTTCGGCAGTCGTCGCTGATTTAGCTAAGGATTTACTTCTCCCGGCTCAAAAAATTATCAACCGTCCACAAATTATTGATCCCAAGGAACCTTGGCGGCGTATTTTTCGCCTCTGGATTTATGAAGAATCATTGCCAAATATGGCTGAAAAAATGGGATATCCTTTAGATTATTTGGACTTGCTCCTGTTAAGATATAAGAAAGTCAAAGCTTTTATCCAGACTCACCGAGTGAGCCTTTTAGAATGTTTGCAAAATTTGGAGTTAAGGGAATATGGCGATGAACAGCTCAGTTTTCTTTATCAATTTCATACTTCATTTATGAATGATCCCTTATTCAGGGAACGATTGACCTTGGAGCAAGTAATCATTGATCTGGGTCTGCCCTTACAGGTATCTGATTTAGTTGCACTTTTGGAGATAATTCATACTCATGAAGGGTATTTAGATGAAAGTGATTTAATTGGACATTTCAGCAGTCAGCATATTAATCTGTTTTCTTGTGCCATAGAAGGATTGACAACATTGCACTATATACAGAAAAATAAAGCCGGCAAATTAACCTTGAGCGAAAAGAGTGCTCGAACCGTTGCCGGCTTCCTTTTACCGAGGTTAGGTGATCAATTAAAGAAGGCGATAATCATTAAGGATTATGAATGCGGTAAAGGAATTCTCATGAGGCTTAATGAGGAAGTCTTGGTCAAACTGTTGGATTGGACCTTCGTTGAGTTTAATCAAGAACAGATTTTTGAGTTACATAAGCGAATTTATAAAAAGATCAGTCGGAGAGTGGATATTCATCTCCTTAAAGGTTTTGCTAATATTCCGGAAGCTCAGGAACTTCTCCTAAATAATATAAGTGATCATGATAGTCTGATTAGAGCTGCTGCTTGTCAGGCATTAGGTAAACTTCAATGTAAAGAAGCCATATTCAATCTCATTCAACTTTTACGGGATCCAGTAGCAAGTGTTAAGGAAACGGCAGCCCAAGCTTTAGGAGAAATAGGAACGACGGCAGCCATCAAAGAATTGAACAGAGTAGTTGGAGATTACGGAGAATCCGTCAAAGTAAGGGAATGTGCACGAAGTGCTTTGAAAAAAATTGAGCAGGATAACTAA
- a CDS encoding acyl-CoA dehydratase activase — protein MGNYCMGVDIGSLTVKIVLLNDKREIIGQNVARAGYSGRDVANRLIEQLLKENSLSAYDIQTTVATGYGRVTFPADREVSEITCQAKGISHLFPKAQTIIDIGGQDSKVIRLFPNSKVADFAMNDKCAAGTGRFLEVMATALEVQMSEIGSLVKASHNPTKISSFCTVFAESEVISHVSAGTAKEDILAGVCDSVASRVASMTRRTGLEPEIVFTGGVAHNQGVVKSLTQQLGHPITVFQEPSITAALGAALIAFELNQ, from the coding sequence ATGGGTAATTACTGTATGGGGGTAGATATTGGTTCGCTCACCGTTAAAATCGTATTGCTAAACGATAAACGGGAGATTATTGGCCAAAACGTTGCGAGGGCCGGGTATAGCGGGCGTGACGTAGCAAATCGCTTAATTGAGCAGCTCTTAAAAGAAAACAGCCTATCAGCTTATGATATCCAAACTACGGTAGCCACCGGTTACGGTCGAGTTACCTTTCCTGCAGACAGAGAAGTCTCTGAGATTACATGTCAGGCCAAAGGCATAAGTCATCTTTTTCCGAAAGCTCAAACCATCATTGATATTGGCGGGCAAGACAGCAAGGTCATTCGATTATTTCCTAATAGCAAAGTCGCGGATTTTGCTATGAATGACAAATGTGCTGCAGGTACGGGGCGTTTCCTTGAAGTTATGGCCACTGCTTTAGAAGTCCAGATGTCGGAAATAGGATCATTGGTCAAAGCTTCCCATAACCCAACAAAAATTTCATCGTTTTGTACTGTTTTCGCAGAATCTGAAGTCATTTCTCACGTTTCAGCGGGAACAGCAAAAGAGGATATTCTGGCGGGAGTTTGTGATTCGGTTGCCAGTCGAGTCGCTTCAATGACTCGACGTACCGGTCTTGAACCGGAAATTGTTTTTACAGGCGGCGTCGCTCACAATCAAGGAGTTGTAAAATCTCTAACTCAACAGCTTGGCCATCCTATTACTGTCTTTCAGGAACCTAGTATTACAGCGGCACTCGGAGCTGCCTTGATAGCTTTCGAACTTAACCAGTAA
- a CDS encoding 2-hydroxyacyl-CoA dehydratase subunit D: MPISANNKSPQQGNVVNQERKIRHYRPLKSNAALKKTMRRYYALTNYHRYWGKTLNRPLAWVTSGAPVELLRAFKIHPAYPEQYAAIYSTHKATVKLCEVAEAEGYSLDLCSYARSHLGGVIRPDLAPYGGMPKPDLLVACNNICGTVLKWYEVLARHFNIPLLVLDTPFLNGELTSHAKEYVLNQLQGMIDELEIITGRKFNENLLAQQMRFSSEITSLWKETRQLCCSIPSPLNAPDLFIHMAPIVVLRGSQAGIDYYRQLKNEVQERVAKSLGAIENERIRLVWDNIAIWPRIFSFYKLFAEKGACFVTDTYSGGWAVDHAPGTPLESLAATYTEVFLNRSPDYRAKQLISLIKEYKANGFVMHSNRSCKPYSLVQEVIRRKVMRETGVPGLMIEADMADPRVYADEPVRNRVQAFLETFD; this comes from the coding sequence ATGCCTATATCAGCAAATAATAAGAGCCCCCAGCAAGGCAATGTTGTAAATCAAGAAAGAAAAATACGCCATTACCGGCCATTGAAGAGTAATGCAGCACTTAAAAAAACCATGAGACGTTATTATGCCTTGACAAACTATCACCGCTATTGGGGAAAGACATTAAATCGCCCCTTAGCATGGGTGACAAGCGGCGCTCCGGTGGAACTTTTAAGAGCCTTTAAAATTCATCCTGCGTATCCGGAACAATATGCGGCTATCTACAGTACCCATAAAGCAACAGTAAAACTATGCGAGGTCGCCGAAGCTGAGGGATATTCCTTAGATCTTTGTTCTTATGCACGCTCACATCTTGGCGGAGTTATAAGACCAGACCTGGCTCCCTATGGCGGAATGCCAAAACCTGATCTTTTAGTTGCCTGTAATAACATTTGCGGAACTGTTTTAAAATGGTACGAAGTCTTGGCACGTCACTTTAATATTCCTCTGTTAGTATTAGATACACCATTTTTAAACGGAGAACTGACATCTCACGCCAAAGAGTATGTGCTCAATCAATTGCAAGGAATGATAGACGAATTGGAAATAATCACCGGACGTAAGTTTAACGAAAATCTTTTAGCCCAACAAATGCGTTTCAGCAGTGAAATAACGTCTCTCTGGAAAGAAACACGACAATTATGTTGTTCAATCCCCTCTCCTCTCAATGCACCTGATCTCTTTATCCATATGGCACCTATAGTTGTATTGCGTGGTTCCCAGGCAGGAATCGATTATTATCGACAACTTAAAAATGAAGTTCAAGAGAGAGTCGCAAAATCACTAGGGGCCATAGAAAATGAACGCATTCGTCTAGTCTGGGATAATATTGCTATTTGGCCTAGAATTTTTAGCTTTTATAAACTATTTGCAGAAAAGGGAGCCTGTTTTGTTACAGACACCTATAGCGGCGGCTGGGCAGTAGACCATGCCCCTGGAACGCCTCTGGAGAGTTTAGCTGCCACCTATACTGAAGTTTTCCTTAATCGATCTCCAGATTATAGAGCCAAACAATTAATTAGCTTAATTAAAGAATATAAAGCGAACGGATTCGTAATGCATTCAAATCGTTCCTGTAAACCCTACTCCTTAGTTCAGGAAGTCATTCGCCGAAAGGTTATGAGGGAAACCGGTGTCCCTGGGTTGATGATCGAAGCTGATATGGCTGATCCCAGAGTTTATGCCGACGAACCGGTTCGAAATCGAGTTCAGGCCTTTTTAGAAACCTTTGATTAA
- a CDS encoding 2-hydroxyacyl-CoA dehydratase family protein yields the protein MSNGATEALKYLKEEAYLNGTARLQRYPEHKFFGYFCSYFPEELILAAELEPIRLFPDNYQSTPAELPGYCCSLARGTLEMEIERKWHDLSGVGFTHTCDTMQCLSGVWACSGHTPSLNLVPPVMLTALGAAQYYFSELETLVKQFALLTDKEITHSQLRTAIDLCNQVRELASQLDSLRPQLPSQLISALLRAGQVMPRSIFCEVLGACLPEIRKMAAPEEHKLGVLLTGAILENDHLFAMIEDLGGRVVADDTCSGYRHYAGQRFASSDNPLRDIVQRYSTMPPCPCKNKNLNERLDYIERLALERKAKAAIIVIRKYCEPHAWDSVSLLKCLQNRGLRTLCLELEGANVGGQERTRLQAFLESMM from the coding sequence ATGTCAAACGGAGCCACAGAAGCCTTGAAATATCTAAAGGAAGAAGCTTATCTCAACGGAACTGCCCGTTTACAACGCTATCCAGAACATAAATTTTTCGGTTACTTTTGTTCCTATTTTCCCGAAGAACTAATTCTGGCTGCCGAGTTAGAACCAATCCGCCTCTTTCCGGACAATTACCAATCAACTCCCGCTGAACTTCCTGGTTACTGCTGTTCATTAGCCCGCGGTACCCTGGAAATGGAAATTGAGCGCAAATGGCATGATCTTAGCGGAGTAGGTTTCACTCATACTTGTGACACAATGCAGTGTCTCAGCGGAGTTTGGGCTTGTTCAGGACACACACCATCCCTTAATCTAGTGCCTCCCGTAATGTTAACAGCTCTGGGGGCCGCTCAATATTATTTCTCTGAGTTGGAGACTCTTGTTAAGCAGTTTGCTCTTTTAACTGATAAAGAGATAACACATTCCCAGTTGCGCACTGCCATCGATTTATGCAATCAAGTGCGGGAATTAGCAAGCCAACTTGATAGTTTACGCCCTCAGCTTCCTTCTCAGTTAATCTCAGCCCTGCTCAGAGCCGGTCAGGTGATGCCGCGTTCAATCTTCTGTGAAGTTTTAGGCGCCTGTCTTCCGGAAATCCGTAAAATGGCAGCGCCGGAGGAGCACAAGCTTGGAGTCCTACTTACCGGAGCCATTTTGGAAAACGACCATCTCTTTGCCATGATTGAAGACTTAGGCGGCAGGGTTGTAGCCGACGACACTTGCTCAGGATATCGCCATTATGCTGGGCAACGATTTGCTAGTTCTGATAATCCCCTAAGGGACATAGTTCAGCGATACAGTACAATGCCTCCCTGTCCCTGCAAAAACAAGAACTTAAATGAACGACTCGACTATATTGAACGACTGGCACTTGAACGAAAAGCAAAGGCCGCAATCATTGTAATTCGCAAATATTGCGAACCTCATGCCTGGGATTCTGTCTCCCTCCTAAAATGTCTCCAAAATAGGGGACTTCGCACCTTATGTTTAGAACTTGAAGGAGCAAACGTCGGCGGACAGGAAAGAACAAGGCTCCAAGCCTTTTTGGAGAGCATGATGTAG